The Parashewanella spongiae genome has a window encoding:
- a CDS encoding ABC transporter ATP-binding protein has product MISISQAQLIRGSKTLLNDTSLTVYPGHKVGLVGANGCGKSSLLALIQGKLSLDKGEFSIPSGWQLSSVAQETPALDISALEYVLDGDVEFRQLEKALHQAQVDDDGHKIADIHGKLDAIGGYSIRARAGTLLAGLGFNQDKQADPVKSFSGGWRMRLNLAQALLCRSDLLLLDEPTNHLDLDTTYWLESWIKSYQGTLILISHDRDFIDEIVDEVVHVEQQKLNYYKGNYTSFERVRAERMAQQQVAYERQQVERAHMQSFVDRFRYKASKAKQAQSRLKALDRMTELLPSHADSQFQMSFRPPEALPNPLIAMEQVKIGYGESPILNSVKLNLVPGARIGLLGRNGAGKSTLIKLLSGQLAPMSGSYQTNPGLNIGYFAQHQIEFLSLDDTPMQHLLRLSPDTKELELRNFLGGFGFNGDMALSPVRPFSGGEKARLVLALLVWQRPNLLLLDEPTNHLDLDMRHALTMALQTFEGAMVVVSHDRHLLRLTCDDYYLVDSGRVQPFAGDLDDYHKWMLEAAKLDNSSSSNNTSSVTLDKKERKRLEAELRTKLSPFKKQQTKLEKQQSKASERLAELEQQLADSNIYEDDNKATLTQVLAEQVKLTQTLEESEMEWLDIQEQIEQIESEVENA; this is encoded by the coding sequence ATGATTTCCATATCTCAAGCACAACTCATCCGTGGCAGTAAAACTCTGCTTAATGATACTTCTCTTACTGTATATCCCGGTCATAAAGTGGGATTAGTTGGCGCTAATGGCTGTGGTAAATCATCGCTACTCGCATTGATTCAAGGGAAGTTATCCCTTGATAAAGGTGAATTCAGCATACCTTCTGGCTGGCAGTTATCCTCTGTTGCACAGGAAACACCTGCATTAGATATCAGTGCTCTTGAGTATGTGCTCGATGGTGATGTCGAATTTCGTCAACTTGAAAAAGCACTGCATCAAGCTCAAGTCGATGACGACGGGCATAAAATCGCTGATATCCACGGCAAATTAGACGCGATTGGTGGTTACAGTATTCGTGCACGCGCTGGAACATTACTGGCAGGCCTTGGTTTTAACCAAGACAAACAAGCCGATCCAGTAAAAAGTTTTTCTGGTGGTTGGAGAATGCGACTCAACCTTGCCCAAGCACTCTTGTGTCGCTCTGATTTACTCTTGCTCGATGAACCTACGAACCATTTGGATTTAGACACGACCTATTGGCTAGAAAGTTGGATTAAAAGTTATCAAGGCACCTTAATACTCATCAGTCATGACCGCGATTTCATCGATGAAATTGTGGATGAAGTGGTGCATGTTGAGCAGCAGAAACTAAATTACTATAAAGGCAATTACACCAGTTTTGAGCGAGTCCGCGCTGAGCGAATGGCACAGCAACAAGTTGCCTACGAACGTCAGCAAGTAGAAAGAGCGCATATGCAGTCTTTTGTTGATCGTTTTCGCTACAAAGCCAGTAAAGCCAAACAAGCCCAAAGCCGTTTAAAAGCCTTAGATAGAATGACGGAATTATTGCCTTCCCACGCTGACAGCCAATTCCAAATGAGCTTTAGACCGCCAGAAGCCTTGCCTAACCCTTTAATTGCCATGGAGCAAGTTAAAATTGGTTATGGTGAATCTCCAATTCTAAACTCAGTAAAGTTAAATTTAGTGCCCGGTGCGCGTATTGGTTTACTCGGCCGAAATGGTGCGGGTAAGTCAACGCTCATTAAATTGCTTTCAGGTCAGCTCGCGCCCATGTCTGGCAGTTACCAAACGAATCCAGGCCTTAATATTGGTTACTTTGCTCAGCATCAAATCGAGTTTTTATCGCTCGATGATACACCAATGCAGCATTTACTACGCCTTTCCCCTGATACCAAAGAACTTGAACTACGCAACTTTCTTGGTGGATTTGGTTTTAATGGCGATATGGCACTTTCGCCCGTAAGACCATTTTCCGGCGGTGAAAAAGCACGATTAGTATTGGCTCTTTTGGTATGGCAACGTCCAAACTTACTGTTGTTAGATGAACCGACCAACCACTTAGATTTAGATATGCGCCACGCACTTACCATGGCGCTACAAACCTTTGAAGGTGCGATGGTGGTTGTATCTCACGATCGTCACTTATTAAGACTCACTTGTGATGATTACTACCTTGTTGATTCTGGACGGGTACAACCTTTTGCCGGTGATTTAGACGATTATCACAAATGGATGTTAGAGGCCGCTAAGCTCGACAATAGCAGCTCCAGCAATAATACCTCATCTGTTACTCTTGATAAAAAAGAGCGCAAACGACTTGAAGCCGAACTCAGAACTAAGTTATCGCCGTTTAAAAAACAGCAAACAAAACTTGAAAAGCAGCAATCAAAAGCCAGTGAGCGCCTTGCAGAGCTTGAACAACAATTAGCGGATAGCAATATTTACGAAGATGATAATAAAGCTACTTTAACTCAAGTACTCGCAGAGCAAGTTAAGCTCACCCAAACCCTTGAAGAAAGTGAAATGGAATGGTTAGACATTCAAGAGCAAATTGAACAGATTGAATCAGAGGTTGAAAATGCATAG
- a CDS encoding TIGR02444 family protein, translating to MHSSSNDQHTEYTAIWQQCEHTYSRNQTVCLPLQDEFGINVNLLLLAHHLDNHCHEKYSTEQWQSFIKAIEQWETKILLPFRRLRKLAKPMINENEYQQMLDLELLMERKSQRLISYKLQLCYPDSLSSNLNNYLSIYNLTEHDVIFN from the coding sequence ATGCATAGTTCAAGTAATGATCAACATACTGAATATACTGCAATCTGGCAGCAGTGCGAACACACATATTCGCGCAATCAAACAGTTTGTTTGCCACTACAAGATGAGTTTGGCATCAATGTGAATTTATTGTTGCTTGCTCATCACTTAGATAATCACTGTCATGAAAAGTATAGCACTGAGCAATGGCAATCATTCATTAAAGCGATTGAGCAATGGGAAACCAAAATTCTCCTGCCGTTCCGTAGGCTCAGAAAACTCGCAAAACCCATGATAAATGAAAATGAATATCAGCAAATGCTTGATTTAGAATTGTTGATGGAACGCAAATCTCAGCGATTGATCTCGTATAAACTACAACTTTGCTATCCCGACAGTTTGAGCTCTAACCTGAACAATTACCTCAGTATCTATAATCTGACAGAGCACGATGTGATTTTTAACTAA
- the cydC gene encoding thiol reductant ABC exporter subunit CydC — protein sequence MINSSKPRKNSTSEHKLSELLPFIRMFKQQWTLISLGMLLSMLTLTAGIALLGLSGWFLSATALAGLTALGIKQFNFYTPAAGVRFLAIVRTVGRYGERLVTHQGTLQILTQIRIWLWRQLQRLSISQVSKLRRGDVLNRLLTDIDTLDQLYLRILAPLMSYFILSLFFSCVIGFWDEQLAWIIGLGLLFIGVLLPFVGYLSAQRPAIAVIEAKRQYRIELLDLLTNQLEITMYAALSRYRSKIELTEQRLYQVQLWLIQRNALLQAGLILLHGLILIVALYFAGNGAIAGSISGPVFALIVFVMMAMMELLIPLSLSSQQLSACVLAASRINQLTEQHAQFEYGSVQEQAITGNLNILDGYFGYTDEQVVLKKLNLSILDKQKVAFVGHSGCGKSTLLKLLTRQQNLQSGTILLDGKPIESYSELALSQSITYVEQSAQIFSASLKDNLLIALADGEIVSDKKLISTLRQVGLEKLLNDDGLDLWIGDGGRLLSGGERRRISIARALLRTAPIVLLDEPTEGLDLNTEKQILELIFDVWKDKTVLVVTHKTSVFPFINEWHLMENGRLLNLTVAQGLNNC from the coding sequence ATGATTAATTCCTCTAAGCCGCGAAAAAACTCGACATCTGAACACAAACTGAGTGAGCTACTCCCTTTCATCCGTATGTTTAAACAGCAGTGGACATTAATTAGTTTGGGCATGTTATTAAGCATGCTGACATTAACGGCGGGAATAGCGTTATTAGGGTTGTCAGGCTGGTTTTTAAGTGCAACCGCGCTGGCAGGATTAACGGCTTTAGGTATCAAGCAATTCAATTTTTACACTCCTGCGGCTGGAGTGCGATTTTTAGCAATTGTAAGGACTGTGGGGCGCTACGGTGAGCGATTGGTTACCCATCAAGGTACACTACAAATTTTAACTCAAATTCGTATCTGGTTATGGCGACAGCTGCAACGCTTGTCTATTTCGCAAGTCAGTAAGCTGCGTCGTGGTGATGTACTTAATCGTTTATTGACAGATATTGATACGTTAGATCAACTATATCTGCGTATTCTCGCACCACTTATGAGTTACTTCATACTGTCGTTATTCTTTTCGTGTGTTATTGGCTTTTGGGACGAACAGCTTGCTTGGATAATCGGCTTAGGACTCTTATTTATCGGGGTGTTGTTACCTTTCGTAGGCTATTTAAGTGCACAAAGACCAGCCATCGCGGTAATTGAAGCAAAACGTCAGTATCGAATTGAGTTATTGGACTTATTGACAAACCAGCTTGAAATAACAATGTATGCTGCACTAAGTCGATACCGCAGCAAAATTGAGTTAACAGAACAGCGGCTTTATCAAGTGCAGCTTTGGTTAATACAGCGAAATGCTTTGCTGCAAGCTGGGCTGATCTTGTTGCATGGTCTAATACTCATTGTCGCACTCTATTTTGCGGGTAATGGGGCTATTGCAGGTTCAATATCAGGCCCCGTTTTCGCCCTCATTGTATTTGTGATGATGGCTATGATGGAGTTGCTAATACCACTGTCTCTTTCAAGTCAGCAATTATCAGCTTGTGTGCTTGCAGCCAGTCGAATTAACCAACTAACCGAGCAACACGCTCAATTTGAATATGGCTCAGTCCAAGAGCAAGCAATAACTGGGAATTTGAACATCCTTGATGGCTACTTTGGCTATACAGATGAACAAGTTGTGCTCAAAAAATTGAATTTATCAATTTTAGACAAACAGAAAGTGGCTTTTGTAGGACATTCAGGCTGCGGGAAGTCAACGCTGTTAAAGCTTTTGACTCGTCAGCAAAATCTACAATCTGGCACAATTCTATTGGATGGTAAGCCGATAGAAAGTTATAGCGAGTTGGCATTATCTCAGTCGATTACTTATGTCGAGCAAAGCGCACAAATATTTTCAGCCTCACTTAAAGATAACTTGCTCATTGCGTTAGCAGATGGGGAGATAGTGAGTGATAAAAAGTTAATTAGTACCCTTCGACAAGTGGGACTTGAAAAGTTATTAAATGATGATGGATTAGATTTATGGATTGGTGATGGTGGGCGGTTATTATCAGGAGGTGAACGTCGTCGTATTAGTATTGCGCGGGCACTGTTACGAACAGCACCAATTGTGTTATTAGATGAACCCACAGAAGGGCTCGATCTCAATACTGAAAAACAAATACTCGAATTAATTTTTGACGTTTGGAAAGATAAAACAGTATTAGTGGTGACCCATAAAACATCAGTATTTCCATTTATTAATGAGTGGCATCTAATGGAAAATGGAAGGTTATTGAATCTAACGGTTGCACAAGGATTGAACAATTGTTAA
- a CDS encoding YheV family putative zinc ribbon protein codes for MTQTHKRMKKRFVAGAHCPKCKAKDSIVLFKENDIETVECVECDYRDQQVEAKVAEQSSGQVIGVFKPD; via the coding sequence ATGACCCAAACCCATAAAAGAATGAAGAAGCGTTTTGTTGCTGGTGCTCATTGCCCTAAATGCAAAGCAAAAGACAGTATTGTGCTATTTAAAGAAAATGATATCGAGACAGTTGAATGTGTTGAATGCGATTATCGGGATCAACAAGTTGAGGCAAAAGTAGCAGAACAATCGTCTGGACAAGTTATTGGTGTGTTTAAGCCAGACTAG
- a CDS encoding ankyrin repeat domain-containing protein, giving the protein MAFEPSSPINSPASSQFEGQTSEVSLSPEQQSKLTAFADNIQTLERSTSELCPNGLPFSSFVGWRTLTNLTRDNYNGELSHAERTQLCEELTGITNTMLQTLSSNLSDFDKLEMLITALPRSADSIEEAKASCIRANEKAKSFIGTVTTPSQPIKKNTPIQLAIIHHKNELVTALIQDIQNSDLFEGDANGKSPLNNAHISTNLTAIELLKQPYASMVQTTSDSAESSVDESTTSFAKLRVDGTSPLHQAAKLGNIEALKEMITSSLSAWHGEMSDWEEITNDGVVAGWSLHEHGEGEGAWEVIVTTEESCSTSESSITSSGSSITSSGSSSATTESSSTSAESSSTSAESSNSQVNASAIKTSDAAIAEPNDSEKQKKETINSARNDIEALEAQKQSKIESHSAVWNIQDIHGNSPAMVAVNHGQNDFVKMLIEEKDIKLNVVNYSNENILHQAVLAKPPKTLAYLLTLTDSTPSMHRTTLKNLLTQKSKSDKTPLEEACRHGSLEAIKMLHKFNSMSVANDSIKSELQTQASQRDNTDKEKTKILKYIRNKVK; this is encoded by the coding sequence ATGGCATTCGAACCTAGCTCACCTATAAATTCTCCAGCATCTTCACAATTTGAAGGTCAAACTAGTGAAGTTTCGCTCTCTCCAGAGCAGCAATCAAAGTTAACTGCTTTCGCCGATAATATACAAACGCTCGAAAGAAGTACTTCTGAACTATGTCCAAACGGCCTCCCTTTTTCTAGCTTTGTAGGATGGCGAACTTTAACTAATTTAACGAGAGATAACTACAATGGTGAACTGAGCCATGCTGAAAGAACGCAATTATGTGAAGAGCTAACAGGTATAACTAATACTATGTTACAAACACTTTCTAGCAATTTATCAGACTTTGATAAGTTAGAGATGCTAATTACTGCACTACCTAGAAGCGCTGACAGCATCGAAGAAGCTAAGGCTTCATGTATTAGAGCAAACGAAAAAGCAAAAAGCTTCATAGGAACAGTTACCACTCCAAGCCAACCTATCAAAAAAAACACACCTATTCAGCTAGCAATCATTCATCATAAAAATGAGCTAGTAACAGCTTTGATTCAAGACATTCAAAATAGCGACTTGTTTGAAGGTGACGCAAATGGAAAATCTCCATTAAATAACGCACACATTTCCACCAACCTAACGGCAATAGAGCTTCTTAAACAGCCTTACGCTTCAATGGTTCAAACAACTTCTGACAGTGCAGAGTCTTCAGTAGATGAAAGTACAACCAGCTTTGCTAAATTGCGTGTAGACGGAACATCTCCACTGCATCAAGCGGCTAAATTAGGCAATATAGAAGCACTAAAAGAAATGATTACATCATCACTATCGGCTTGGCATGGTGAGATGAGCGATTGGGAGGAAATTACCAATGATGGGGTCGTTGCAGGTTGGAGTTTACATGAACACGGAGAGGGAGAGGGAGCATGGGAAGTTATCGTTACAACAGAAGAAAGCTGTAGTACATCAGAAAGTAGCATTACATCTTCAGGAAGTAGCATTACATCTTCAGGAAGTAGCAGCGCAACAACAGAAAGTAGCAGTACATCAGCAGAAAGTAGCAGTACATCAGCAGAAAGTAGCAATTCACAAGTTAACGCGTCAGCAATAAAAACTTCAGATGCTGCTATAGCTGAACCTAATGATTCAGAAAAACAAAAAAAGGAAACTATAAATAGTGCAAGAAATGATATCGAAGCATTAGAGGCTCAAAAGCAATCGAAAATTGAGAGTCATAGTGCAGTTTGGAACATTCAAGATATACATGGAAACAGCCCGGCCATGGTTGCAGTTAATCATGGTCAAAATGATTTTGTAAAAATGTTAATCGAAGAAAAAGACATAAAACTGAATGTTGTAAATTATAGTAATGAAAATATTTTGCATCAAGCCGTGCTCGCAAAACCACCTAAAACACTTGCGTATCTTTTAACTCTCACAGATTCGACTCCAAGTATGCATAGAACGACACTCAAAAATTTGCTTACACAGAAAAGTAAATCGGATAAAACGCCTTTAGAGGAGGCGTGCCGACATGGAAGCTTAGAGGCGATAAAAATGCTTCATAAGTTTAATTCTATGAGTGTAGCTAATGATTCAATAAAAAGTGAGTTGCAAACACAAGCTTCTCAAAGGGACAACACAGATAAGGAGAAAACAAAAATTTTAAAATATATTAGGAATAAAGTTAAATAG
- a CDS encoding SDR family NAD(P)-dependent oxidoreductase has product MPVGVTQESIVPTVVITGASKGVGAACARLFARTYTNGINLVVVAREIAGLRKIKDELAEYLNCNVLMVTGDIGIRACCNHIINQAVSEFDGIDFLINNAGLHHRGDFEGRSAIDVAAMVDVNLKAPIYLTAIALLYMSKTRPSAIVNVGSLAGRAPLQGAAVYSATKAGLRAFTYAMADELQHSNIKIAVVSPGPIDTGFIMDEIDSVEDIVYSQPMSSAEQVAEAVLALVVGKKTEISIPWLSGKLTTLSYLFPKFRRLTRPLLYWLGARNKRSYK; this is encoded by the coding sequence ATGCCAGTAGGTGTAACCCAAGAATCGATTGTTCCTACCGTGGTTATTACTGGAGCATCAAAAGGCGTCGGCGCGGCATGTGCTCGATTATTTGCTCGAACCTACACAAATGGCATTAATTTAGTTGTAGTGGCAAGAGAAATTGCTGGGCTGCGGAAAATAAAAGATGAACTTGCAGAGTACTTAAATTGTAATGTATTGATGGTTACTGGTGACATCGGTATTAGAGCTTGCTGTAATCACATTATCAACCAAGCAGTATCAGAATTTGATGGCATTGATTTTTTGATAAACAATGCAGGCTTGCATCACCGTGGTGATTTTGAAGGGCGCTCTGCGATTGATGTTGCTGCTATGGTTGATGTTAATTTAAAAGCTCCGATTTACCTTACTGCGATTGCACTCCTTTATATGTCGAAAACTAGACCTTCAGCTATTGTAAATGTTGGCTCACTGGCAGGACGAGCCCCACTTCAAGGTGCAGCCGTTTACAGTGCAACGAAAGCAGGGCTTCGTGCGTTTACCTATGCAATGGCTGATGAATTACAACACAGCAACATTAAAATTGCGGTGGTGTCTCCCGGCCCTATTGACACAGGTTTTATCATGGATGAAATTGATAGTGTCGAAGATATTGTTTACTCGCAACCGATGAGTTCGGCTGAGCAAGTGGCAGAAGCTGTACTGGCATTAGTGGTTGGGAAAAAAACAGAAATTTCAATACCGTGGTTGAGTGGTAAGCTCACGACATTGAGTTATTTATTTCCTAAGTTTAGAAGGCTTACCCGCCCATTGCTTTATTGGCTTGGAGCGAGAAATAAGCGCAGCTATAAATAA
- the cydD gene encoding heme ABC transporter permease/ATP-binding protein CydD gives MNLETEKALLVWLRAQKKLSQHYGAISAWLGVVQGILLVLQAYWIATSLDEIIIEQSQQNLNSHLIWIAGLIMLRAITGYCRETASFIAGQKVRQQLRLSVLDKLQQLGPIFAKSKPAGHWNSMLLEQVEQVQDFYSRYLPQQTLIAFTPLIILMVVFPQSWVAGLILLVTAPLIPLFMILVGRNAAKAGRAHTVALQRLTSYFADRLAGLSTLKLYYRYQAEEKAVAQASDDYRKRTMSVLKLAFLSSAVLEFFSAVSIAVLAVYLGFSFLEYLETGFYGVKVTLFSAMFILILAPEFYQPLRDLGSFYHAKGNAVAASESIVELLNMDVSQQGEKANNPFNSNEKITIKAKNWLVQSHDGKTLLGPINFTWQSGERIAIVGESGSGKSSLLYGLLGFLPYQGSLQINDIELSQMSSMQWYSQLSWVGQTPELLFGTLIDNLLLADTEMTDDDMWELLDKIGLKEFVQAHPKQLQLEISEQNTGLSIGQAQRIVLARAIAKKTQLLVADEPTAALDKCSKAIVWQTLMEQVKSTGCFIVSHELDKLEQMDGVWVVEHGEIIEKGTYEELSAVNGAFKALLSAQVAHFSLSGASLKEQAVEGKAND, from the coding sequence ATGAATTTAGAAACAGAAAAAGCTCTGCTTGTATGGCTTAGAGCACAAAAAAAACTCAGCCAACACTATGGGGCAATATCTGCATGGCTTGGTGTGGTGCAAGGGATTTTGCTTGTTTTGCAAGCCTACTGGATTGCAACGAGTTTAGATGAAATTATCATTGAGCAGTCACAGCAAAACCTCAATAGCCACTTAATCTGGATTGCGGGGTTAATTATGTTGCGGGCAATCACAGGTTATTGTCGAGAAACAGCCAGTTTTATTGCGGGGCAGAAAGTCCGTCAGCAATTAAGACTGAGTGTACTGGATAAATTACAGCAACTTGGGCCTATCTTTGCGAAAAGCAAACCTGCAGGTCATTGGAATTCAATGTTGCTTGAGCAAGTCGAGCAAGTACAAGATTTCTACAGTCGTTATCTCCCGCAACAAACATTGATAGCCTTTACGCCACTTATCATTCTGATGGTTGTTTTTCCACAAAGTTGGGTAGCAGGTTTAATCTTACTGGTGACAGCACCTTTAATTCCGCTGTTTATGATCCTTGTTGGACGGAATGCGGCTAAAGCGGGACGAGCACATACTGTGGCATTGCAACGATTGACGAGCTATTTTGCTGATCGTTTGGCTGGCTTATCAACGTTAAAATTATATTACCGTTATCAAGCGGAAGAAAAAGCTGTGGCACAGGCGTCCGACGATTATCGAAAACGGACTATGTCAGTGTTGAAGCTTGCTTTTTTAAGCAGTGCTGTTTTGGAATTTTTTTCAGCGGTGTCGATAGCCGTTTTAGCCGTTTATTTGGGCTTTAGCTTTTTAGAATATCTCGAAACTGGTTTCTACGGAGTAAAAGTGACCTTGTTCAGCGCTATGTTCATCTTGATATTAGCCCCTGAATTTTATCAGCCTCTGCGAGATTTGGGCAGTTTTTATCATGCTAAAGGTAATGCTGTTGCCGCCAGCGAGTCCATTGTGGAGTTGCTAAATATGGATGTTTCTCAGCAGGGTGAAAAGGCAAACAACCCATTTAATTCAAATGAAAAAATAACTATTAAAGCAAAAAACTGGCTAGTGCAAAGCCATGATGGGAAAACATTGCTTGGGCCGATCAACTTCACTTGGCAATCCGGTGAGCGCATTGCTATTGTCGGGGAAAGTGGCTCTGGAAAATCAAGTTTATTATATGGGTTACTTGGCTTTTTACCCTATCAAGGCAGTTTACAAATAAATGACATTGAATTAAGTCAAATGAGTTCAATGCAGTGGTATTCACAGTTAAGTTGGGTAGGGCAAACACCAGAGCTACTTTTTGGAACGCTTATTGATAATTTACTACTGGCCGATACTGAAATGACCGATGATGATATGTGGGAGTTATTAGATAAAATCGGTTTAAAGGAGTTTGTACAGGCTCACCCGAAACAGTTACAGCTCGAAATATCAGAACAAAACACAGGCTTATCAATCGGACAAGCTCAGCGAATTGTGTTGGCTCGTGCAATAGCTAAAAAAACTCAGTTGCTGGTGGCTGACGAGCCAACGGCTGCGCTTGATAAATGCAGTAAAGCAATTGTGTGGCAGACGTTGATGGAGCAAGTCAAAAGTACAGGTTGTTTTATTGTCAGCCATGAATTGGATAAACTTGAGCAAATGGATGGTGTTTGGGTCGTCGAGCATGGAGAAATTATAGAGAAAGGTACTTATGAAGAACTAAGTGCGGTAAATGGCGCTTTTAAGGCGTTGCTCAGCGCACAAGTTGCACACTTTTCACTGAGTGGCGCGAGTTTAAAGGAACAAGCGGTAGAGGGAAAAGCTAATGATTAA
- a CDS encoding alpha/beta fold hydrolase has product MKTIKYFIPVVLFLFTFVVNANESCIKVDTLGSTQNKNIIFILGFLSDSSVWAPIANSLSKNNKVYLMNISGFGQTPSCDRYGEIYTAAKSDIIDFIKSNNLTNTIVIGHSMGGLMALDIGLDNELKLAGVLSVDGLPFFGPVLTETNSTQATSLVYLAKRLRALLDSASHVELELLTLLLKNELTDNKDKLSQLGLMARKSDPKTAGSGIYSVLTTDLRPKLSTLEVPYLLLGATGAWKTEDAKNKMAGIYNEEIENTQLGDVEMNTQGKHFLMWDQPQWLLNQINNFIASLN; this is encoded by the coding sequence ATGAAAACTATTAAATATTTTATTCCCGTGGTTCTTTTTTTATTCACCTTTGTTGTTAATGCTAATGAGTCATGCATTAAAGTAGATACATTGGGCTCAACTCAAAATAAAAATATTATTTTTATTCTTGGCTTTCTAAGTGACTCAAGTGTGTGGGCTCCCATTGCTAACTCACTTTCGAAGAACAATAAAGTGTATTTGATGAATATATCAGGCTTCGGGCAAACGCCCAGTTGTGACAGGTATGGAGAGATATATACAGCGGCGAAGAGTGACATTATTGATTTCATTAAAAGCAATAATTTAACTAATACAATCGTAATTGGACACAGTATGGGCGGCCTGATGGCACTTGATATTGGTTTAGATAACGAACTAAAACTTGCTGGGGTGTTATCTGTTGACGGCTTACCATTTTTTGGCCCAGTACTTACTGAAACGAACTCTACGCAAGCCACTAGTTTAGTTTACCTAGCCAAAAGATTAAGAGCGCTTTTAGATTCTGCAAGTCATGTTGAATTAGAACTGCTCACATTACTATTGAAGAATGAGTTAACCGATAATAAGGATAAACTTAGCCAACTTGGCCTTATGGCACGTAAATCAGATCCAAAAACAGCGGGTAGTGGAATATACAGTGTTTTAACCACTGACCTACGCCCTAAGTTATCTACACTTGAGGTTCCCTATTTACTTCTCGGTGCAACTGGAGCTTGGAAAACGGAAGATGCTAAAAACAAAATGGCTGGTATTTACAATGAAGAAATAGAAAACACCCAATTAGGTGATGTTGAAATGAATACTCAAGGAAAGCATTTTTTGATGTGGGATCAACCTCAATGGTTATTGAATCAAATTAATAATTTTATAGCCAGCCTTAATTAA